The Kocuria sp. TGY1127_2 genome includes a window with the following:
- a CDS encoding acetylornithine transaminase, producing MTQQDLLDDYRNDLLGVFGDPALVLTEGKGCLVTDADGRTYLDLLGGIAVNALGHGHPAWTEAISRQAGRLGHVSNFFTTPEQLRLARKLLDIAGAPDGGKVFFTNSGTEANEAALKLVRSHGNSTDPRKSRLLALKHGFHGRSTGALAVTSKEDYRAPFEPLPGGVEFIDPTVDALEHAMGEDVAGLILEPIQGEAGVHPLPEGFLEAARRLTKDNGALLVVDEVQTGMGRTGQWLASQGTLSGGLEPDVVTLAKSLGGGFPIGAMLAMTPDAVDVLGPGKHGTTFGGNPLAMAAGLATIQAIEDEDLLENARTMGRRLRDGLGAINGVVDVRGSGLLIGFDLEKPNSAEGALGPKAVSAARERGFIINATGPSTLRLAPPLIIEGTHVDAFLEALPTILEAAHGA from the coding sequence ATGACGCAGCAAGACCTTCTGGACGATTATCGCAACGACCTACTGGGCGTATTCGGAGATCCGGCTCTCGTTCTCACGGAAGGCAAAGGGTGCCTCGTGACGGATGCGGACGGCCGGACTTACCTTGACCTTCTGGGCGGGATCGCGGTCAACGCTCTGGGACACGGCCACCCGGCATGGACCGAGGCGATATCGCGTCAGGCGGGCCGGCTCGGCCACGTCTCGAACTTCTTTACGACTCCTGAGCAATTGCGGCTCGCCCGAAAGCTCCTCGATATCGCAGGTGCCCCGGACGGAGGGAAAGTCTTCTTCACGAATTCGGGAACCGAAGCCAACGAGGCCGCATTGAAGCTCGTCAGATCTCACGGAAACTCGACCGATCCGCGCAAGAGCAGGCTCTTGGCCCTGAAACACGGCTTTCACGGTCGGTCCACCGGAGCCCTGGCGGTGACCTCCAAGGAGGACTACCGAGCGCCTTTCGAACCGTTGCCGGGCGGCGTCGAATTCATTGATCCTACGGTTGACGCGTTGGAGCATGCCATGGGCGAGGACGTCGCCGGGCTCATTCTCGAGCCCATCCAAGGCGAAGCCGGTGTTCACCCTCTGCCGGAGGGATTTCTCGAAGCTGCCCGCCGTCTGACGAAGGACAACGGTGCATTGCTCGTGGTGGATGAGGTTCAGACCGGGATGGGCCGTACGGGCCAGTGGCTCGCGAGCCAGGGCACGCTCTCGGGGGGTCTGGAGCCTGACGTCGTCACCCTTGCCAAGTCCTTGGGCGGGGGGTTCCCCATCGGGGCGATGCTCGCGATGACCCCGGACGCCGTGGACGTCCTGGGGCCCGGAAAACATGGCACGACCTTCGGTGGAAACCCGTTGGCTATGGCGGCGGGGTTGGCGACCATTCAAGCCATTGAAGACGAAGACCTGCTCGAGAATGCGCGGACCATGGGCCGACGCCTCCGGGATGGACTGGGTGCCATCAACGGTGTCGTCGATGTCCGGGGGAGCGGACTTCTCATCGGCTTCGACCTGGAGAAGCCGAATTCAGCGGAAGGGGCTCTCGGCCCAAAAGCCGTCTCGGCCGCCCGAGAACGAGGCTTCATCATCAACGCCACCGGGCCATCGACCCTGCGCCTCGCCCCGCCGCTGATTATCGAAGGCACGCATGTCGATGCCTTCTTGGAGGCCCTCCCGACCATTTTGGAAGCGGCACACGGCGCCTGA
- a CDS encoding arginine repressor gives MGIPSTKAARQARIISLLESAKIRSQSALAEYLEQDGVQVTQATLSRDLVEIGAERIRGSDGVLIYSVSGSDSVKERDAPDRLKGLFRDLLIMAESSGNIVMLRTPAGAAQFLASALDHTDIPEAIGTIAGDDTVMVVSRDPNGGNALAQRFLEWSE, from the coding sequence ATGGGGATTCCTTCGACCAAGGCCGCGCGTCAGGCTCGCATCATTTCATTGCTCGAGTCGGCGAAGATTCGGTCGCAGTCTGCGCTCGCAGAGTACTTGGAACAGGACGGGGTCCAGGTGACCCAGGCGACACTTTCTCGAGACCTCGTGGAAATCGGCGCCGAGAGGATCCGGGGCTCGGACGGCGTCCTCATCTATTCGGTCTCGGGGTCGGACTCGGTCAAGGAAAGGGATGCGCCAGATCGGTTGAAGGGTCTTTTCCGTGATCTGCTCATTATGGCCGAATCGAGCGGGAACATTGTGATGCTCCGGACCCCCGCGGGTGCCGCCCAATTCCTGGCCTCGGCTCTAGACCACACGGATATTCCGGAAGCTATCGGAACGATCGCCGGCGACGACACCGTGATGGTGGTTTCCCGAGACCCCAACGGGGGGAACGCTCTGGCGCAGCGCTTCCTGGAATGGTCGGAGTAG
- the argB gene encoding acetylglutamate kinase, with the protein MEALPWIQRFAGKIMVFKYGGNAMISEELRSAFAEDMVFLRSVGIKPVVVHGGGPQISTMLARLGIPSEFRGGLRYTTPEAMDVVRMVLTGQVARQLVGLINQHGPHAVGMSGEDGGLLRARRIKTVVDGEEVDLGLVGEVVGVNTTAITSMIDAGKIPVISSIAPEILADGRAVEEGMPLDTPTGEVLNVNADTAAAAVAAAIGAEKLVMLTDVEGLYADWPDTDSLISSLTTKELRDLVPQLAEGMIPKMSACLAAVENGVPTASIVDGRRAHSPLLEIFTDSGIGTQVTGTASAPKPLADFVLVNPFHTAEETP; encoded by the coding sequence ATGGAAGCGCTCCCGTGGATTCAGCGGTTCGCCGGGAAAATCATGGTCTTCAAATACGGCGGTAACGCCATGATCAGCGAAGAGCTTCGCTCAGCATTTGCGGAGGACATGGTGTTCCTGCGTTCCGTGGGAATCAAACCTGTGGTGGTCCACGGCGGTGGGCCGCAGATATCCACGATGCTCGCTCGACTAGGTATCCCTAGCGAATTCCGCGGTGGATTGCGGTACACCACACCGGAAGCGATGGACGTGGTTCGGATGGTGCTCACTGGGCAGGTTGCTCGTCAGCTGGTGGGTCTCATCAATCAGCACGGTCCCCACGCGGTCGGCATGTCGGGGGAAGACGGAGGCCTATTGCGTGCGCGTCGGATCAAGACCGTCGTCGACGGCGAGGAAGTGGATCTCGGTCTCGTGGGCGAAGTCGTCGGGGTCAACACCACCGCCATCACGTCCATGATCGACGCCGGGAAAATACCGGTCATCTCTTCGATCGCGCCGGAAATACTGGCCGATGGACGAGCCGTCGAAGAAGGCATGCCGCTCGATACGCCGACCGGTGAAGTTTTGAACGTCAACGCGGACACCGCAGCGGCGGCCGTGGCCGCTGCCATTGGAGCGGAAAAGCTCGTGATGCTGACCGACGTCGAGGGTCTGTACGCCGACTGGCCCGACACCGACTCCCTCATCAGCTCCCTGACCACCAAAGAACTGCGGGACTTGGTTCCGCAGCTGGCGGAAGGCATGATCCCAAAGATGAGTGCGTGCCTGGCAGCGGTCGAAAACGGTGTTCCCACGGCTTCGATCGTCGACGGGCGACGAGCCCATTCGCCGCTCTTGGAAATCTTTACAGACTCCGGAATCGGGACCCAGGTGACCGGCACAGCATCGGCTCCCAAGCCGCTCGCCGACTTCGTTCTGGTCAACCCATTCCACACAGCAGAGGAGACCCCATGA
- the argJ gene encoding bifunctional glutamate N-acetyltransferase/amino-acid acetyltransferase ArgJ has product MSVVHGFEYSGVAAGLKASGGNDVAVLRNLGPEFSAAAVFTSNRFAAAPVDWSRQVVADGRADVILLNSGGANACTGPEGFRNAHRSAEEVAELTGSAAGDVLICSTGLIGEQLPMDRLLPGIKNAVRSLGSGPENDDAAATAIMTTDTVPKKASMTLQTSNGQVRIGGIAKGAGMLAPGLATMLVVLATDASLGAEDLDSALKAAVEHSFNRADSDGCMSTNDTVALLASGASGTSPDVEEFAEALTKVCVSLALQLISDAEGASHDIHVTTRGAVSEPQALEVSRAVSRSNLFKCAIFGNDPNWGRILSEVGTTSADFEPDEVDVAINGVKICAGGAIGEDRSLVDLESSRKVEVVIDLGAGTESATIWTNDLTHDYVEENSAYSS; this is encoded by the coding sequence CTGTCCGTGGTCCATGGCTTCGAATACTCCGGCGTCGCCGCGGGTCTGAAGGCCAGCGGTGGCAACGACGTCGCCGTCTTGCGCAATCTGGGGCCAGAGTTCTCGGCAGCTGCCGTCTTCACGAGTAACCGCTTCGCTGCGGCTCCGGTCGATTGGTCCCGCCAGGTGGTTGCGGATGGGAGGGCCGACGTCATTCTGCTCAATTCGGGCGGCGCAAACGCCTGCACCGGGCCCGAAGGTTTTCGCAACGCACACCGCAGCGCAGAAGAGGTTGCAGAGTTGACCGGATCGGCTGCGGGTGACGTGCTGATCTGCTCAACCGGATTGATAGGCGAGCAACTGCCGATGGACCGACTGCTGCCCGGCATCAAGAACGCCGTCCGGTCCCTGGGCAGCGGGCCTGAGAATGACGACGCGGCCGCGACCGCGATTATGACCACGGATACGGTTCCGAAGAAGGCGTCCATGACGTTGCAGACTTCCAACGGCCAGGTTCGGATCGGAGGCATTGCCAAAGGTGCCGGAATGCTCGCCCCCGGTTTGGCCACCATGCTCGTCGTGCTCGCAACGGACGCATCATTGGGCGCGGAGGACCTCGACTCCGCGTTGAAGGCTGCGGTGGAGCACAGCTTCAACCGCGCGGATTCGGACGGGTGCATGTCGACGAACGATACGGTCGCCCTCCTGGCCTCCGGTGCAAGCGGCACCAGCCCCGATGTCGAAGAATTCGCCGAAGCCCTCACGAAAGTCTGCGTGAGCTTGGCCCTTCAGCTCATTTCGGACGCCGAAGGGGCCAGTCACGACATCCACGTCACGACCCGGGGAGCTGTGTCGGAGCCCCAGGCACTCGAAGTCTCCCGAGCGGTCTCCCGATCCAACCTCTTCAAATGCGCGATCTTCGGAAATGACCCGAACTGGGGTCGTATCCTCTCCGAGGTAGGCACAACGTCGGCGGACTTCGAGCCCGACGAGGTAGATGTCGCGATCAATGGAGTCAAGATTTGTGCCGGTGGGGCGATCGGGGAAGACCGATCGCTGGTGGACCTCGAGAGCAGCCGGAAAGTCGAGGTCGTCATAGACCTCGGCGCCGGAACTGAATCCGCGACTATTTGGACCAACGACTTGACCCACGACTACGTCGAAGAAAACTCGGCGTACTCGAGCTAG
- a CDS encoding argininosuccinate synthase — protein MTDRVVLAYSGGLDTSVAIGWIGEATGAEVIAVAVDVGQGGEDLETVRQRALDCGAVEAYVADAREEFATEYCMPALKSNSLYMDAYPLVSAVSRPVIVKHLVKAAKQFNATTVAHGCTGKGNDQVRFEVGIQTLGPDLQCIAPVRDLALTREKAITYAENNDLPIVTTKSNPFSIDQNVWGRAVETGFLEDIWNKPTKDVYDYTDDPTFPPAVDEVTITFEQGIPVAIDGQSVTPLEAIEIMNRRAGAQGIGRIDVVEDRLVGIKSREIYEAPGAMALIAAHKELENVTIEREQARFKKTVDQRWTELVYDGQWFSPLKKSLDVFVDDTQKMVNGEIRMDLHGGRATVTGRRSNTSLYDFNLATYDEGDSFDQSQARGFIELFGMSSKVASARDQRLGL, from the coding sequence ATGACGGATCGGGTTGTACTCGCGTATTCGGGAGGATTGGACACCTCCGTGGCCATCGGCTGGATCGGAGAAGCCACCGGGGCCGAAGTGATCGCCGTGGCGGTCGACGTCGGGCAGGGCGGCGAGGACCTGGAGACTGTTCGGCAGCGAGCCCTCGATTGCGGCGCCGTCGAGGCGTACGTCGCAGATGCTCGCGAAGAATTCGCGACCGAATATTGCATGCCCGCGCTCAAGTCCAACTCCCTCTACATGGATGCCTATCCTCTGGTTTCCGCGGTGTCCCGTCCGGTGATCGTCAAGCATCTGGTGAAAGCCGCGAAGCAGTTCAATGCGACGACCGTAGCCCACGGGTGCACGGGCAAAGGCAACGACCAGGTGCGTTTCGAGGTCGGCATCCAGACCCTCGGACCGGATCTCCAGTGCATTGCACCGGTACGTGATCTTGCCCTGACCCGTGAAAAAGCGATCACGTACGCCGAAAATAATGACCTGCCGATCGTGACGACCAAGTCCAATCCGTTCTCGATCGACCAGAATGTGTGGGGAAGGGCCGTGGAAACCGGGTTCCTCGAGGACATCTGGAACAAGCCGACCAAGGACGTCTACGACTACACGGACGATCCGACCTTCCCGCCGGCCGTTGACGAAGTCACCATTACTTTCGAACAGGGAATTCCGGTTGCCATTGACGGTCAGTCGGTGACTCCTCTCGAGGCCATCGAGATCATGAATCGTCGAGCTGGTGCTCAGGGGATCGGTCGGATCGACGTCGTCGAGGATCGCCTTGTTGGAATCAAGTCCCGCGAGATCTACGAGGCTCCCGGTGCGATGGCTCTCATCGCCGCCCACAAGGAGCTCGAAAACGTCACCATCGAGCGTGAACAGGCTCGTTTCAAGAAGACGGTCGACCAGCGGTGGACGGAGCTCGTCTACGACGGTCAGTGGTTCTCCCCGCTCAAGAAGTCCCTCGACGTCTTCGTGGACGACACGCAGAAAATGGTCAACGGTGAGATCCGCATGGACCTGCACGGTGGACGGGCCACCGTTACGGGGCGGCGGTCCAATACTTCTCTGTATGACTTCAACCTGGCGACCTATGATGAGGGCGACAGCTTCGATCAGTCCCAGGCACGAGGATTCATCGAACTCTTCGGTATGTCCTCCAAGGTCGCGTCCGCTCGTGACCAGCGGTTGGGACTGTAG
- a CDS encoding AAA family ATPase, which translates to MSTPHEDAPQKATPENTDHEAYERQLEEAMSHERAYVDRLYTRLDELREENRGKLADVRRTGSAGSHQNRSERDAYATFYEDRLAQLDAVDNRLVFGRLDLDDESTRYIGRIGLADQNHERLMVDWRAPEAGTFYQATAFERQGVQRRRHLILDRRTLKNIEDDVLDPEFLDSEEVLHGEGALLAALNRKRTGRMNDIVATIQAEQDRIIRADLAGIRVVQGGPGTGKTAVALHRAAYLLYTNRERLQKSGVLVVGPSSSFMWYIERVLPSLGETGVVMSSLATLFPGIRAVPETDPRVARIKGALEMAQVVKKAVADRQKVPQQIQELYVDSSKVQLRPRQVKHARERARATGKPHNQARETFVKILVQDLADQLEKQLNESSGNDMDRSYLVEDVRQSRDVRVALNLAWMPMTAEMLVRDLFSKRQYLESAASHLTSEEIDALLRPKDAPFTEADVPLLDEAAELLGDFEAAVGQSAARAAAERNFNLENATKTLENVDAALEDMGVNGVVTAEMLAGYNEVGTARMTAAEAANSDRTWAYGHVVVDEAQELSPMQWRLLMRRCPMKSFTIVGDIAQASAAASSSSWHEALEPFAGERYTLDELTVNYRTPSQISDAAVSMAQAAGLDVSAPRAVREGQWSPEVIRTDDVLGALKRRLRQDLSAVAGGLVGVIVAEPDYERVVRAVTEEFSDLTGTSETALERQILVLTPWEAKGLEFDTVVIAEPGSMVDAAYGTVGDLYVSMTRPTQRLALIASHDVPAGLEEWTTDSLSS; encoded by the coding sequence ATGTCTACCCCTCACGAGGACGCCCCGCAGAAGGCGACCCCCGAAAACACAGATCACGAGGCCTATGAGCGGCAGCTCGAGGAGGCCATGAGCCATGAGCGTGCCTACGTGGACCGCCTCTACACGCGCCTGGACGAACTCCGGGAAGAAAATCGGGGAAAACTCGCCGATGTGCGCCGCACCGGTTCGGCAGGGAGCCATCAAAATCGATCCGAACGAGACGCCTACGCGACGTTCTACGAGGACAGGCTCGCCCAGCTTGACGCCGTGGACAACCGTTTGGTCTTTGGCCGTTTGGACCTCGATGACGAATCGACCCGCTATATCGGGCGCATTGGCCTGGCCGACCAGAATCATGAGCGCCTCATGGTCGATTGGCGCGCCCCGGAGGCGGGAACCTTCTACCAGGCGACCGCGTTCGAGCGGCAGGGCGTTCAGCGGCGTCGCCACCTGATTCTGGACAGACGCACTCTCAAGAACATCGAGGACGACGTGCTCGACCCGGAATTCCTCGACAGCGAGGAGGTGCTGCACGGCGAAGGCGCATTATTGGCTGCTCTGAACCGCAAGCGCACGGGTCGGATGAACGACATTGTCGCTACCATTCAGGCAGAACAGGACCGCATCATCCGCGCGGACCTCGCCGGGATCCGGGTTGTCCAGGGCGGGCCGGGAACGGGCAAGACTGCGGTCGCACTTCACAGAGCCGCGTACCTGCTCTATACCAATCGTGAGCGGCTTCAGAAGTCCGGGGTCCTTGTCGTCGGGCCGTCTTCCTCCTTCATGTGGTACATCGAACGCGTCCTGCCGTCCCTCGGGGAGACCGGCGTCGTGATGTCCTCGCTGGCTACCCTCTTCCCTGGCATTCGTGCGGTTCCGGAAACCGATCCGCGGGTTGCGCGCATCAAGGGAGCCTTGGAGATGGCTCAGGTCGTCAAGAAGGCAGTCGCCGACCGCCAGAAGGTTCCTCAGCAAATCCAAGAACTTTATGTTGATTCCTCGAAGGTTCAGCTCAGGCCGAGGCAGGTCAAGCATGCGCGAGAGCGTGCCCGCGCCACCGGAAAGCCCCATAACCAGGCACGGGAGACCTTCGTCAAGATCCTTGTGCAGGATCTGGCGGACCAGCTCGAAAAGCAACTCAACGAATCGAGCGGCAACGACATGGATCGTTCCTACCTCGTCGAAGACGTGCGTCAGTCGCGCGATGTCCGAGTGGCCCTGAATCTTGCCTGGATGCCGATGACTGCCGAGATGCTGGTCCGTGACCTGTTTTCGAAGCGTCAATACTTGGAGTCGGCGGCATCGCATCTGACGTCGGAGGAGATCGATGCGCTGCTCCGGCCCAAGGACGCGCCTTTCACCGAGGCCGATGTGCCCCTCTTGGATGAGGCCGCCGAATTGCTCGGCGACTTCGAGGCGGCCGTCGGTCAGTCCGCCGCACGGGCGGCGGCGGAGCGCAATTTCAATCTCGAAAACGCGACCAAGACCCTGGAGAACGTCGACGCGGCTTTGGAAGACATGGGCGTCAATGGCGTGGTGACCGCGGAGATGCTTGCGGGGTACAACGAAGTCGGTACAGCACGAATGACCGCCGCCGAAGCCGCGAATTCCGATCGTACTTGGGCGTATGGGCACGTCGTCGTGGACGAGGCACAAGAGCTCTCGCCGATGCAATGGCGCCTCCTGATGAGGAGGTGCCCCATGAAATCCTTCACGATCGTCGGTGATATCGCTCAGGCCTCGGCCGCCGCATCGTCCTCCAGTTGGCACGAGGCCCTGGAACCCTTCGCGGGGGAGCGGTACACGCTCGACGAACTGACCGTCAACTACCGTACTCCGTCGCAGATTTCTGACGCAGCGGTGTCGATGGCCCAGGCCGCGGGGCTCGATGTCTCGGCCCCACGGGCGGTTCGTGAGGGCCAATGGAGTCCTGAGGTGATCCGCACCGACGACGTACTCGGTGCGTTGAAACGTCGACTGCGGCAGGACCTGTCCGCGGTGGCCGGTGGGTTGGTCGGCGTCATCGTGGCCGAGCCCGACTACGAGCGCGTGGTCAGGGCGGTGACCGAGGAGTTCTCGGATTTGACGGGAACCTCGGAGACAGCCCTTGAACGGCAGATCCTGGTTCTGACCCCGTGGGAAGCCAAGGGGCTCGAATTCGACACCGTCGTGATCGCGGAGCCCGGGTCGATGGTGGATGCGGCGTACGGAACCGTCGGCGATCTCTACGTGAGCATGACCCGCCCGACGCAGCGGTTGGCGTTGATCGCTTCCCACGATGTGCCCGCTGGACTGGAGGAATGGACGACGGATTCCCTGTCTTCGTAG
- the argF gene encoding ornithine carbamoyltransferase, with protein sequence MTRHFLVDTDLSPEEQKAVLELAEAMKKDRWAAKPFAGPQSVAIIFDKTSTRTRFSFGAGVSDLGGNPLIVNPGESQLGHKESIADTARVLTRMVSTIVWRTFEQSGLEEMAEYSTVPVINALSDDYHPCQILADLLTIKERFGRTEGLTLAYLGDAANNMSHSYLLGGATAGMNVRVAGPEGYLPRSEVLDAARQRAAETGGSVVATTDTAVALEGADVVVTDTWVSMGQEDETEERKSIFAPYQVSAEAMDKAGESAIFMHCLPAFRGLEVASEVIDGSASVVWDEAENRLHAQKALMAWLMSASGLGKERR encoded by the coding sequence ATGACACGCCATTTCCTGGTGGACACCGACCTTTCCCCCGAAGAGCAGAAAGCCGTTCTCGAGCTGGCCGAGGCGATGAAGAAGGACCGCTGGGCGGCCAAACCGTTCGCCGGCCCTCAATCGGTCGCGATCATCTTCGACAAAACATCCACCCGTACCCGATTTTCGTTCGGTGCAGGAGTCAGCGACCTCGGTGGCAATCCATTGATCGTCAATCCTGGGGAGTCCCAGCTCGGTCATAAGGAATCGATTGCGGACACGGCCCGAGTTCTCACCCGTATGGTGTCGACCATCGTGTGGCGCACATTCGAGCAGTCGGGCCTCGAGGAGATGGCGGAGTATTCGACGGTGCCGGTCATCAATGCCCTTTCCGACGACTATCACCCGTGCCAGATCCTGGCCGACCTTCTCACGATCAAGGAGCGGTTCGGTAGGACCGAGGGTCTGACCTTGGCTTATCTCGGCGACGCCGCCAACAACATGTCCCATTCGTATCTGCTGGGTGGGGCGACGGCCGGCATGAATGTGCGGGTCGCCGGCCCGGAGGGGTATCTTCCTCGCTCAGAGGTGCTCGACGCCGCGCGGCAGCGTGCGGCCGAGACCGGCGGATCCGTGGTGGCTACGACCGATACGGCAGTGGCCCTCGAAGGCGCGGACGTCGTCGTAACGGATACGTGGGTCTCGATGGGCCAGGAGGACGAGACTGAGGAACGCAAGAGCATTTTCGCCCCGTACCAGGTCAGCGCCGAGGCGATGGACAAGGCCGGCGAATCGGCTATATTCATGCATTGTTTGCCAGCATTCCGTGGATTGGAGGTCGCTTCCGAAGTGATCGATGGTTCGGCCTCGGTTGTATGGGATGAAGCGGAGAATCGGTTGCATGCACAGAAGGCGCTCATGGCTTGGCTGATGAGCGCCTCGGGTCTGGGAAAGGAACGACGATAA
- the argH gene encoding argininosuccinate lyase, which translates to MSRTEPTVGGNERRTVTSTHDKHGTNDGALWGGRFAGGPSEALAALSKSTQFDWRLAPYDIAGSRAHARVLHAKELLSDDELTGMLAALDELEEDVRTGAYVPADSDEDVHGALEKGLIERAGVDLGGKLRAGRSRNDQIATLGRMYLRDHASLLARGVLDVIDALISQSEKHPYAPMPGRTHLQHAQPILLSHQLLAHAWALSRDLERLRDWDKRAAVSPYGSGALAGSSLGLDPKAVAQDLGFDSAAHNSIDGTAGRDVYAEFSWIAAMISVDLSRISEEVILWATKEFSFVKLHDSFSTGSSIMPQKKNPDIAELARGKSGRLIGDLAGLLATLKALPLAYNRDLQEDKEPVFDAIDQLEVLLPAVSGMIETLEFNTERLAELAPQGFALATDVAEWLVRQGVPFRVAHEIAGDAVRVCEQKDCELWDLSDEDFAQISEHLVPAVREVLTVEGSLNSRASQGGTAPSAVKAQLEALKTALGPDRKFAERLRMID; encoded by the coding sequence ATGTCGAGGACCGAGCCCACGGTGGGCGGTAATGAAAGGCGAACGGTGACTTCAACCCACGATAAGCACGGAACCAACGACGGCGCCCTCTGGGGCGGACGCTTTGCAGGCGGACCGTCGGAAGCGCTCGCGGCCCTGAGCAAGTCGACCCAGTTCGACTGGCGGCTGGCTCCGTACGACATCGCTGGATCGCGCGCTCACGCCCGCGTTCTGCACGCAAAGGAGCTGCTCAGCGACGATGAGCTGACGGGCATGCTCGCGGCCTTGGACGAGTTGGAAGAGGACGTCCGCACGGGAGCGTATGTTCCTGCGGACTCCGACGAGGACGTCCATGGTGCGTTGGAGAAAGGGCTCATCGAACGGGCAGGCGTGGATCTGGGCGGCAAACTCAGAGCTGGCCGCTCGCGCAATGATCAGATCGCGACTCTTGGTCGCATGTACCTCCGGGATCACGCATCACTCTTGGCCCGGGGGGTTCTGGATGTGATCGATGCACTCATCTCGCAGTCGGAAAAGCATCCTTACGCCCCGATGCCGGGCAGGACGCACTTGCAGCACGCCCAGCCGATCTTGCTGTCCCATCAACTCCTGGCCCACGCATGGGCGCTCTCGCGCGACCTTGAACGCCTTCGCGACTGGGACAAGCGTGCCGCGGTATCCCCGTACGGCTCCGGAGCTCTCGCGGGATCGTCCTTGGGACTCGATCCGAAGGCCGTCGCCCAAGATCTCGGTTTCGACTCGGCAGCGCACAATTCGATCGACGGGACGGCCGGTCGCGATGTCTATGCAGAATTCTCCTGGATCGCGGCGATGATCTCGGTTGACTTGTCCCGCATTTCGGAAGAAGTCATCCTTTGGGCTACCAAAGAGTTTTCCTTCGTCAAGCTCCATGATTCCTTCTCGACCGGATCCTCGATCATGCCCCAGAAGAAGAATCCGGACATCGCAGAGTTGGCCAGAGGCAAATCCGGCCGTCTGATCGGCGATCTCGCTGGTCTGCTGGCGACTCTCAAGGCGTTGCCTCTCGCGTACAACAGGGATCTGCAAGAGGACAAAGAACCCGTCTTCGACGCGATCGACCAGCTCGAGGTCTTGCTGCCCGCGGTCTCGGGCATGATCGAGACGCTGGAATTCAACACCGAACGGCTGGCAGAACTTGCTCCGCAAGGTTTTGCTTTGGCGACCGATGTCGCCGAATGGCTTGTGCGTCAAGGGGTCCCGTTCCGTGTGGCTCACGAAATCGCGGGAGACGCCGTGCGCGTCTGCGAGCAAAAGGACTGCGAGCTCTGGGATCTGTCCGACGAGGACTTCGCTCAGATCTCGGAACACTTGGTACCTGCGGTCCGAGAGGTTTTGACCGTCGAAGGTTCCTTGAACTCGCGTGCCTCCCAGGGTGGCACGGCTCCGTCGGCCGTGAAGGCGCAGCTCGAAGCGTTGAAGACGGCGCTCGGTCCCGACAGGAAGTTTGCGGAGCGTCTCCGCATGATCGACTGA
- a CDS encoding ankyrin repeat domain-containing protein, with product MTDQEQNPPELTDQELDVLHQIFDLAREGQAEQLGAALDQGVPVNLTNSKGDTLLILGAYREQPEVVSLLIDRGADLNRLNDRGQTALASAIFRNNREIATALLDAGADPSLGSQTATAIADFFDIADMKELLRERGID from the coding sequence ATGACGGACCAGGAACAGAACCCCCCGGAGCTGACCGATCAAGAACTCGACGTCCTGCATCAAATCTTCGACCTGGCCCGCGAGGGTCAGGCAGAACAACTCGGTGCGGCCCTCGACCAAGGCGTCCCGGTCAACCTGACCAATTCCAAAGGCGACACCCTGCTCATCCTGGGGGCGTACCGGGAACAGCCCGAGGTCGTCTCACTGCTGATCGACCGCGGGGCGGACCTGAACCGGCTCAACGACCGCGGTCAGACTGCACTCGCGAGCGCGATCTTCCGAAATAACCGGGAAATCGCGACCGCACTCCTCGACGCAGGCGCGGATCCTTCACTCGGGTCTCAGACGGCCACTGCGATCGCGGACTTCTTCGACATCGCCGATATGAAGGAGCTGCTCCGCGAGCGGGGCATCGACTAA
- a CDS encoding adenine phosphoribosyltransferase: protein MNESITPTADTRVAKTIDKVCAVIPNYPEPGIIFRDLTPLFADGAAFREVIDALLNRFEGQFDVIAGVEARGFLLASAAAYAAGVGVMPVRKEGKLPRETYAESYKLEYGTATLEIHRDDIPAGSRVLILDDILATGGTLGAAVKLMERAGLDVIGIGVVMELDGLNGRSNLQGHNVSALYTV from the coding sequence ATGAACGAGTCCATCACGCCCACCGCGGACACCCGCGTTGCCAAGACCATCGACAAGGTGTGTGCGGTCATTCCGAACTATCCGGAACCGGGAATCATCTTCAGGGACCTGACTCCGCTGTTCGCGGACGGTGCGGCATTCCGTGAAGTCATCGACGCCCTCCTGAACCGCTTCGAGGGCCAATTCGATGTCATCGCGGGCGTCGAGGCGCGCGGCTTTCTCCTGGCCTCGGCAGCCGCGTATGCCGCCGGTGTCGGGGTCATGCCGGTTCGCAAAGAAGGAAAATTGCCGCGGGAAACCTACGCCGAGTCGTACAAGCTCGAATACGGGACCGCGACCCTGGAAATCCATCGCGACGATATTCCCGCTGGCAGCAGAGTCCTGATCCTCGATGACATTCTCGCGACCGGAGGGACTCTCGGCGCTGCCGTCAAACTCATGGAACGGGCCGGGTTGGACGTGATCGGAATCGGCGTCGTCATGGAACTTGACGGGCTGAACGGGCGATCAAATCTCCAAGGGCATAACGTCAGCGCCCTCTACACGGTCTAG